A stretch of DNA from Cygnus atratus isolate AKBS03 ecotype Queensland, Australia chromosome 9, CAtr_DNAZoo_HiC_assembly, whole genome shotgun sequence:
GTGCTTTATCAAATCAGCACACTCAGttgaatacattaaaaacagaagaaataagattttagcaataaataataatctcCAATAATACTTAAAGATCAAATATCGTACTTCTCTGAACTGTAATTCGTTAATCCTACAGGCAGTTTAGAATGAAGATGCCTTACTGTTCTGAAGCAGCAAAATTAAATGAGCCATAACttcttatttatatataaatatatatatccttttacatataaaaatatgtgcatatatattaaaatgtgtgtatatatataaaaaacactCCTAAACTTTTGACTTTCTGGACCCCCGAATAATTTTTGCTTCTGATGGGTACAAGTGGTGTTTTTCCAGTTAGGACAAAAGATAGAATAGAGCCTTTTTGCATGCAAGCGCTTAAACATGCATGCACCATTCATGTCAGTTGTAAGTCTCCTGATTTACAAATGAAAGACAGTCCTTATCATTAAATGTAAAGTGTTTCTTTGCCTCTGAGATCCAGAATAAGTAATTCCAAGAGTAAGTAATTGCCAAAACCATGGAATAGATAACATATCCAAGAGGACTGGGTCATTAGCAgcttttttgctgttgaaaaagTGAGTTAATGTTGTCAGTCATATCATAAAGCGAATCAAAATGTAGTTGATATTCTCCACGGATGAATTTATCTTCTTAATCTCGTGTTTTCTTGTTCGTTTGGCATGGtagcaatgtaaaaaaaaaaaactgtttcgctttttgtttttcagagaaccctaaaccctaaaaaagaccttttttcaTGAGTAATACTAAAACACGTCCAATCTTTACTAGGCCGGAGAGTCAAGCTCAAATTTTTgttgtataaaaaaaatgtaagttatgttgtctttttcttaaaggtatatttatttttaagtgatagGAAAAGGTGGtatcaaacaaacaaggaaaaaaaaaaaaacaaacactcttCATTCCGGTTTGAATATAACAAACTAAAGTTTCAGTAAGTTGATCTTTTCAGAACTGTTACTTAGACTAGGTACATCTGTTTGTAAATAAAACCATTAATTCAGCATAGTCCTCTGTAttgatgaagaaataaaatggaaaagatacTGGTTTTGTGCCAAAATAGAGAAGTACTGTGATAACAGCATAGGGCTTAAACTGTACCATTTGAAAAGACACGAgggaaaatatatgaaaatagcTAAGAGGCTTTCTCAGTTTTTGAGCAGTAAGGCTAGCTTGACAAATCTATTCTTTTGTATGTTGATTGCCTATTTTTCTGATCCAATCTAGCTCACTTTTAACAGAAGACACCTTCAAAGAATATCAGGGGGATAGCTATTCTGTGAGCAACAACGAGCATGTAAAGGTTGCTATAAAAGCACTGCAGTATCTTTGATTTTCCTATACtcaaggaagaggaaggaaaacagccaAAAACCTGACTTGAGGCCTCAGAAAGGTGTAGTTCCTTTTTTACTTGTTAAAACAGGTCTGCATAAAACCATGGTGTAGTAGAAGACTCACTACTACAACGGACTTGATGTTGAAAACTAGCTACTGGCTTGTCTGAAAGCAAATTACTGTTATGTCTTCTCACTGAACGATTGCTAGTGTTTGACACTTTCTGTAGTGTcactaaaatgcaaattattttttgacatAAAAGCACACGTTTGACTCGGAAGGTTCCTGCTCTACAAATTACTAAAACATAGGAGAGTTATTCCTTTGCACTGCAGGAATCATGGTGTGGAACTGCAAGGACCTTTGGTCTAGTGCATTAGAACTGGTTGGATGTTATCCCTTTGAAATAAAGAACTCCGCTCACATAATATAGCGCTGTACTGGGTAAGGGTGGAAACATGGGCATACACAACTTACACAACATACACAACAGTAACATTAGGGAACTAAATTTGactgaaaaaggcaaatgagaAGTGAATCTCTGTGTGTTCCAATGTTGTTTAAATTAACTGAGAGCATGCATTGTGTTGTGATGCAGCATTTATTATGAACGGCATTAACCACTGCTTCTTAATGCAGGATTCCACCTAACTGGCCTGTTCTGAGCCCTCAGCTGGTCCTATGTCTTCCACGGGTAGAATTAAGGAGCTTGTGGTACAAGTTAATGCCAGATACAAATTGCTTTCACTGAAAGGGTCGTATGATTGTTTTCCAAATAGAAGGTGACATAAAATAGCTGGAACATAATCAAGCAAGTAGGAtgtgccttaaaaaaaaaatgcacaggtGCATACCCTCCGTGGGTTTAGGTAATAACTTAAACTAAAGCCATTTAAAAGATCTTATTTTTGAGTAGCTTGAAAATTGAAGAGTTAATGTAGTTAAAATGGATCTCCAGATAATCAGTGGCCTTACAGAAGCTATTGGGAAGATGaatgtttcattctgtttaaaTCAAGTTATCGTGGTGTCATTAGAAATCTCAGAGGTTCAGCCTTGTGGAAGGATTTAACGGCAACACTTCAACAATAATCGGATTAGAAGGACTTGCATAGCTACATGGTctaaaaaaacagataaaagaagCCAGAGTTCAAACTTGCCACAAAGAAAGGCATTGAGCTGTGAGGTGCAGAATCAACACACTGTTCTGAGACTTTGATTTCGACAATTACACAAAGTAGGGATGCCTGCAGATTTCAATGGTTACTGGAAAATGATCAGCAATGACAATTTTGAGGAGTATCTGAAAGCACTGGGTAAGCTTCCTTTCGTGTTTCTTTGATAAATAATCAATAAATGCTACCCGTCTTAGTCTTGACATGAACCTATTTTTCCTTGTACAGTCATAAATCATTTTTGTGAGAAATAGTTTTTTCAGGAATACGCTGTAAGAATTGCTCTATGCAAAATTGTCTTAAGCAGTCTCTACTTTTTAACATCTTGATGATTAATTTTACAGTGATTAAACTATATAGCTGAAAGAGGTAAGTGGCAGATTTCAAACTTCAAACCCAACCATAACTTTAAAGTTTTATGTGTGCTACAGAGACAATAACGTACTTGATGCAATTCTGTGTGTTTACATTTGATGAAATATGCAAAATGCTAATAGTCCTATAGAAATACTGATACCCTCAGTAACTGTGAAATGCAAGTGGTGTTTTTTAGGGTTCCACACAACCAGCAAATCAAGACAAGCTTATTTAAGTTAAAAGAATTAGGCtatggatttttccttttaagcaaGCTGACCTGAAAGATCTGGACATTTATTTATCCATGTTCATTTTAGTCCTCCCAAGAGCTACACGCCAGCTTTTGTGGTAGACTTTTCTGGATTAAAgtaactctttttctttttcagatgtaaatgttgctgtaagaaaaatagcaaactTGCTAAAACCTGACAAAGAAATCCTTCAGAATGGGGATCATATGATCATTAAAACGCTAAGCACTTTTAGAAACTACATCATGGAATTTGATGTAGGGAAGGAGTTTGAGGAGGATTTAGCTGGGGTGGATGATCGCAAATGCATGGTAAGCATTAGAACTGTAACAACTGACTATTAAGACTATTAATAATCCAAGGCCTTGCACAGACAACATCTATAAGTCATTTTATGTGGCTGTTCCTAAAATTATTCCTGTGActtttttcagtgaattaatAGTAATTTCAATTAAATGTTACTCAATTATGCGGGGATATCTGTtggacagaaaaatgtttacatttgaGTTTTCAGAATCTCTTGATGGACTAATGTTTTACAGTACAAGAACAACTGCAGGTCTAGGTGCTCTTCCCCATGTGCAACAATGGCCAAGTGTTTAGaaacctgctgcttttcttattcttgtttttgtgctccttccttcctgtgtGTATTTGGTAGAGCGGATGCACTAATTAGCCTTCTGGAACAAGTCTTTGTAGTCAATAAGCAAACACCAAGAACTCTGCCTTATGAGCTCTTTTTGCTTGCCAGAAAGACAGTGTTTTCTAACTTATGACCGATAAATACCAATTAACAGACAAAACTTGAGAATACAAAGTTCTTTAGGTGAATATATctggacattttctttcttgttagTTCAAGAGCATGATGCCTGCAATATCCCACAGTGAAGAAGTtgataagcaaaagaaaattatttcaggagaGACTATAGAGGAGTAATTATATAAAATGGAATTAATAGGTTTCCATTTGTAGATAGATACTGCCATTTACAAAGTACTGTTCTCTAATATTAGGGTATATAAATTTACTTTTGCTCTGGTAATAGTAATACAGGAAATGAAGGATCCCgaagaccaggaaaaaaaacactaatcaGCAAGCAAGGACCTCAGCTAATCCCTCTTATCTCCTTGTTAGAGAAGGTAGAAACATGATAGAGTAC
This window harbors:
- the RBP1 gene encoding retinol-binding protein 1, which gives rise to MPADFNGYWKMISNDNFEEYLKALDVNVAVRKIANLLKPDKEILQNGDHMIIKTLSTFRNYIMEFDVGKEFEEDLAGVDDRKCMTTVSWEGDKLLCVQKGEKEDRGWTQWIEGDEMHLEIRVCGVKCKQVFKKVQ